Genomic DNA from Paucilactobacillus hokkaidonensis JCM 18461:
CGCTATTGATCTTAATATCGCTCGGGTTGATTTTTAATCAACAAATTAAGAACTATTTAGTTGATTCATACAAACCTTCAGTTAGCCAAACTAGTATTAAAAAAAATAATAAAAAACAAGGCAACTTTGATTTTTCGAGTGTTAAGTCATTGGACTTTCAAAGTGTGACTAAGGCAAGATTAAATAAACAAAAAATTCATGTGATTGGTGAGATTTCTATTCCAGCGATCAAAATGAACTTACCAATTGCAAAGGGTGTTGATAACACGGTATTGGCATTGGCTGCTGGTACAATGCGTGAAAATATGAAGATGGGTCAGGGCAACTACGCGTTAGCCGGTCATCATATGAACAATAAGAAAATTTTATTCAGTCCGTTGTATTGGAAAGCTAAAGTAGGGCAAAAAATTTATGTGACTAACTTAAAACATGTTTACGAGTATAAAATTTATAAACGCACCTTTATCAAGGCAACTCGCTTAGATGTGGTCAAAAATACTCCCCACAAAAAAATCATCACCCTCATTACCTGTGATGCCACAGGAACTAATCGGTTGATGATTCGTGGTAAACATGTCAAGACAATGAAATTCAAACAAGCACCTGAAAAAGTACAAAAACAACTTAGTGGTAGCTTTAATAATAAGTATTAGTCTGCGAGCTTTTGCTTAAAAAAGGCTAACCAGGCTGGCAAGGCTTCTACTAGGCTATTATAGGTTTCTTGAAAGCGATGAGTATACCAAGGGTCAGGGATTGCCTGCCCCTTTTTTGCTGGAATCATATCGAAGATGGCGTAAATTTTGGCATGTGAATCAGCAGGTGCTCGGCGCTTAACGTCTGCCATATTCATGTCATCCATACAAATAATATAATCGGCATTATCAAAATCGTGTGAATTTAAAGGTCTAGAAATTAAATTATCTGACTGTAAATGGTATTTAGCCAGTATTTTACGTGTGCCAGGATGGGGCGGATTGCCCTCTTCTTCAGCACTAGTTCCTGCAGAATCAATCGTAATTTGGTTAGTGAGGTCCTCGTCAGTTACCATTTTTTCAAACATTGCTTGTGCCATTGGTGAGCGACAAATGTTACCTAAACAGACAAATAATACGTTCATAATTAACAAACACCTTTCAAATCATTTATTTTTTGTTAACACCGTTGTTAAAACTTTCCTCAATAGCTTTAATGCGTTACTATTAAGAGTAATCAATATAAAAGAAGAAACGGGGAATTGAAATGATGACAACTATTATTGTAATTGTGGTGATTGTATTACTGATTGCCATTTATGCTGGCATATATAACGGTCTGGTACGGGCACGAACTCATACTCAAGAATCATGGAGCCAAATTGATGTGCAATTAAAGCGTCGAAACGATTTAATTCCTAACTTAATTGAAACTGTTAAGGGATATGGTAAATATGAAGCTGGTACACTTGAAAAAGTGGTTGCATTACGGAACCAATTGACACAAATACCAGCAGATGATCATCAACAGACAATGGAAGTTTCAAACCAGTTATCACAATCACTTAAAAGTATTTTTGCTTTGTCAGAAAATTATCCTGATTTAAAGGCAAGTACAGAGTATACAAAGTTAATGGAAGAGTTAACTAACACAGAAAATAAGATTGCTTATTCACGCCAGCTATTTAATTCAACGGCTGCCAATCTGAATATGAAAGTTCAATCGTTCCCAACTAACATTGTAGCGAAATTACAGCATTTTGTACAAATAG
This window encodes:
- a CDS encoding low molecular weight protein-tyrosine-phosphatase, encoding MNVLFVCLGNICRSPMAQAMFEKMVTDEDLTNQITIDSAGTSAEEEGNPPHPGTRKILAKYHLQSDNLISRPLNSHDFDNADYIICMDDMNMADVKRRAPADSHAKIYAIFDMIPAKKGQAIPDPWYTHRFQETYNSLVEALPAWLAFFKQKLAD
- a CDS encoding LemA family protein; the protein is MTTIIVIVVIVLLIAIYAGIYNGLVRARTHTQESWSQIDVQLKRRNDLIPNLIETVKGYGKYEAGTLEKVVALRNQLTQIPADDHQQTMEVSNQLSQSLKSIFALSENYPDLKASTEYTKLMEELTNTENKIAYSRQLFNSTAANLNMKVQSFPTNIVAKLQHFVQIDYLQVPEEEKSVPKVSFDN
- a CDS encoding class A sortase, coding for MKKKQSGKLKRWLGGIALTLLILISLGLIFNQQIKNYLVDSYKPSVSQTSIKKNNKKQGNFDFSSVKSLDFQSVTKARLNKQKIHVIGEISIPAIKMNLPIAKGVDNTVLALAAGTMRENMKMGQGNYALAGHHMNNKKILFSPLYWKAKVGQKIYVTNLKHVYEYKIYKRTFIKATRLDVVKNTPHKKIITLITCDATGTNRLMIRGKHVKTMKFKQAPEKVQKQLSGSFNNKY